Proteins encoded by one window of Manis pentadactyla isolate mManPen7 chromosome X, mManPen7.hap1, whole genome shotgun sequence:
- the LOC130678821 gene encoding PI-PLC X domain-containing protein 1-like isoform X2 has product MGPSWQCCPTVGSCLELGVVLCWDRSLGQLLLLEGVGVTASSHPIPARSILGSAQREGRCCRKLRRVCDSLVYTLGSLKSPHLVWRLEGTASPLTGGQVSSSGSFPSLPSTMNTDWMSALCPQLWDVPVHHLSIPGSHDTMTYCLNKKSSISHDQSWLLQLLDKVLPCITRPVVMKWSVTQTLNVTEQLDAGVRYLDLRIAHMLEGSKKNLHFVHLVYTTALVEDTLTEVSDWLEQHPREVVILACRNFEGMTEGLHEYLVTCIQNIFGDMLCPRGEVPTLRQLWARGQQVLVSYEDEGTVSRHGALWPGIPYWWGDQVKPEELIHYLEHMKSGGRPGGLFVAGINLTENLAYILLHPSKSLKKMTLPSLPYLSRWVREQCPGPGAQCTNIIAGDFIGTDAFTSDVIRLNEKLLPR; this is encoded by the exons ATGGGCCCCAGTTGGCAATGCTGCCCCACAGTGGGGTCCTGCTTGGAGCTGGGGGTTGTCCTGTGTTGGGACAGATCCCTGGGGCAGCTCCTCCTCCTCGAAGGAGTGGGTGTCACAGCATCCAGTCATCCAATCCCAGCCCGGAGCATTTTAGGAAGTGCCCAGAGAGAAGGGCGCTGCTGCCGGAAACTCAGGAGGGTCTGTGACAGCCTGG TTTACACTCTCGGAAGCCTGAAGAGCCCCCACCTGGTCTGGAGGTTGGAG GGCACAGCTTCACCACTTACAGGCGGGCAGGTGAGCTCTTCTGGCAGCTTCCCCAGCCTGCCCAGCACCATGAACACGGACTGGATGTCAGCACTATGCCCACAGCTCTGGGATGTGCCCGTCCACCACCTCTCCATCCCAG GGAGCCATGACACGATGACATACTGCTTGAACAAGAAATCTTCCATTTCCCATGACCAGTCCTGGCTGCTGCAGCTTCTGGACAAGGTCCTGCCGTGCATTACCCGCCCCGTGGTGATGAAGTGGTCTGTCACGCAG ACGCTGAATGTCACAGAGCAGCTGGACGCCGGGGTCCGGTACCTGGACCTTCGCATTGCACACATGCTGGAGGGCTCCAAGAAGAACCTGCATTTTGTGCACTTGGTGTACACGACTGCACTGGTAGAG GACACGCTTACGGAGGTCTCTGACTGGCTGGAGCAGCACCCTCGGGAGGTAGTCATCCTGGCATGCAGGAACTTCGAGGGCATGACAGAGGGCCTGCATGAGTACCTGGTCACCTGCATCCAGAACATCTTTGGGGACATGCTGTGTCCCCGAGGG GAGGTGCCAACGCTGCGTCAGCTATGGGCACGAGGCCAGCAGGTGCTCGTGTCCTATGAGGATGAGGGCACTGTAAGCCGACATGGGGCGCTGTGGCCCGGGATCCCCTACTGGTGGGGGGACCAGGTGAAGCCTGAGGAGCTCATCCACTACCTGGAGCACATGAAGAGTGGAGGCCGCCCAG GTGGGCTGTTCGTGGCGGGCATCAACCTGACGGAGAACCTGGCCTACATCCTCCTGCACCCGTCCAAGTCCCTCAAGAAGATGACACTCCCCAGCCTGCCTTACCTGAGCAGGTGGGTGCGGGAGCAGTGCCCTGGGCCGGGCGCGCAGTGCACCAACATCATTGCGGGCGACTTCATCGGCACAGACGCTTTCACCAGTGATGTCATACGGCTCAATGAGAAGTTGCTTCCACGCTGA
- the LOC130678821 gene encoding PI-PLC X domain-containing protein 1-like isoform X1, with product MGPSWQCCPTVGSCLELGVVLCWDRSLGQLLLLEGVGVTASSHPIPARSILGSAQREGRCCRKLRRVCDSLGHSFTTYRRAGELFWQLPQPAQHHEHGLDVSTMPTALGCARPPPLHPRFHCWILGGCGFGAPSTPCCVQLREVGAVKRAHLLAGSHDTMTYCLNKKSSISHDQSWLLQLLDKVLPCITRPVVMKWSVTQTLNVTEQLDAGVRYLDLRIAHMLEGSKKNLHFVHLVYTTALVEDTLTEVSDWLEQHPREVVILACRNFEGMTEGLHEYLVTCIQNIFGDMLCPRGEVPTLRQLWARGQQVLVSYEDEGTVSRHGALWPGIPYWWGDQVKPEELIHYLEHMKSGGRPGGLFVAGINLTENLAYILLHPSKSLKKMTLPSLPYLSRWVREQCPGPGAQCTNIIAGDFIGTDAFTSDVIRLNEKLLPR from the exons ATGGGCCCCAGTTGGCAATGCTGCCCCACAGTGGGGTCCTGCTTGGAGCTGGGGGTTGTCCTGTGTTGGGACAGATCCCTGGGGCAGCTCCTCCTCCTCGAAGGAGTGGGTGTCACAGCATCCAGTCATCCAATCCCAGCCCGGAGCATTTTAGGAAGTGCCCAGAGAGAAGGGCGCTGCTGCCGGAAACTCAGGAGGGTCTGTGACAGCCTGG GGCACAGCTTCACCACTTACAGGCGGGCAGGTGAGCTCTTCTGGCAGCTTCCCCAGCCTGCCCAGCACCATGAACACGGACTGGATGTCAGCACTATGCCCACAGCTCTGGGATGTGCCCGTCCACCACCTCTCCATCCCAG GTTCCATTGCTGGATTCTGGGTGGATGTGGGTTTGGGGCGCCCTCCACTCCTTGCTGTGTGCAGCTCAGAGAGGTGGGTGCTGTGAAACGTGCCCACTTGCTTGCAGGGAGCCATGACACGATGACATACTGCTTGAACAAGAAATCTTCCATTTCCCATGACCAGTCCTGGCTGCTGCAGCTTCTGGACAAGGTCCTGCCGTGCATTACCCGCCCCGTGGTGATGAAGTGGTCTGTCACGCAG ACGCTGAATGTCACAGAGCAGCTGGACGCCGGGGTCCGGTACCTGGACCTTCGCATTGCACACATGCTGGAGGGCTCCAAGAAGAACCTGCATTTTGTGCACTTGGTGTACACGACTGCACTGGTAGAG GACACGCTTACGGAGGTCTCTGACTGGCTGGAGCAGCACCCTCGGGAGGTAGTCATCCTGGCATGCAGGAACTTCGAGGGCATGACAGAGGGCCTGCATGAGTACCTGGTCACCTGCATCCAGAACATCTTTGGGGACATGCTGTGTCCCCGAGGG GAGGTGCCAACGCTGCGTCAGCTATGGGCACGAGGCCAGCAGGTGCTCGTGTCCTATGAGGATGAGGGCACTGTAAGCCGACATGGGGCGCTGTGGCCCGGGATCCCCTACTGGTGGGGGGACCAGGTGAAGCCTGAGGAGCTCATCCACTACCTGGAGCACATGAAGAGTGGAGGCCGCCCAG GTGGGCTGTTCGTGGCGGGCATCAACCTGACGGAGAACCTGGCCTACATCCTCCTGCACCCGTCCAAGTCCCTCAAGAAGATGACACTCCCCAGCCTGCCTTACCTGAGCAGGTGGGTGCGGGAGCAGTGCCCTGGGCCGGGCGCGCAGTGCACCAACATCATTGCGGGCGACTTCATCGGCACAGACGCTTTCACCAGTGATGTCATACGGCTCAATGAGAAGTTGCTTCCACGCTGA
- the LOC130678821 gene encoding PI-PLC X domain-containing protein 1-like isoform X4, whose product MNTDWMSALCPQLWDVPVHHLSIPGSHDTMTYCLNKKSSISHDQSWLLQLLDKVLPCITRPVVMKWSVTQTLNVTEQLDAGVRYLDLRIAHMLEGSKKNLHFVHLVYTTALVEDTLTEVSDWLEQHPREVVILACRNFEGMTEGLHEYLVTCIQNIFGDMLCPRGEVPTLRQLWARGQQVLVSYEDEGTVSRHGALWPGIPYWWGDQVKPEELIHYLEHMKSGGRPGGLFVAGINLTENLAYILLHPSKSLKKMTLPSLPYLSRWVREQCPGPGAQCTNIIAGDFIGTDAFTSDVIRLNEKLLPR is encoded by the exons ATGAACACGGACTGGATGTCAGCACTATGCCCACAGCTCTGGGATGTGCCCGTCCACCACCTCTCCATCCCAG GGAGCCATGACACGATGACATACTGCTTGAACAAGAAATCTTCCATTTCCCATGACCAGTCCTGGCTGCTGCAGCTTCTGGACAAGGTCCTGCCGTGCATTACCCGCCCCGTGGTGATGAAGTGGTCTGTCACGCAG ACGCTGAATGTCACAGAGCAGCTGGACGCCGGGGTCCGGTACCTGGACCTTCGCATTGCACACATGCTGGAGGGCTCCAAGAAGAACCTGCATTTTGTGCACTTGGTGTACACGACTGCACTGGTAGAG GACACGCTTACGGAGGTCTCTGACTGGCTGGAGCAGCACCCTCGGGAGGTAGTCATCCTGGCATGCAGGAACTTCGAGGGCATGACAGAGGGCCTGCATGAGTACCTGGTCACCTGCATCCAGAACATCTTTGGGGACATGCTGTGTCCCCGAGGG GAGGTGCCAACGCTGCGTCAGCTATGGGCACGAGGCCAGCAGGTGCTCGTGTCCTATGAGGATGAGGGCACTGTAAGCCGACATGGGGCGCTGTGGCCCGGGATCCCCTACTGGTGGGGGGACCAGGTGAAGCCTGAGGAGCTCATCCACTACCTGGAGCACATGAAGAGTGGAGGCCGCCCAG GTGGGCTGTTCGTGGCGGGCATCAACCTGACGGAGAACCTGGCCTACATCCTCCTGCACCCGTCCAAGTCCCTCAAGAAGATGACACTCCCCAGCCTGCCTTACCTGAGCAGGTGGGTGCGGGAGCAGTGCCCTGGGCCGGGCGCGCAGTGCACCAACATCATTGCGGGCGACTTCATCGGCACAGACGCTTTCACCAGTGATGTCATACGGCTCAATGAGAAGTTGCTTCCACGCTGA
- the LOC130678821 gene encoding PI-PLC X domain-containing protein 1-like isoform X3: MPTALGCARPPPLHPRFHCWILGGCGFGAPSTPCCVQLREVGAVKRAHLLAGSHDTMTYCLNKKSSISHDQSWLLQLLDKVLPCITRPVVMKWSVTQTLNVTEQLDAGVRYLDLRIAHMLEGSKKNLHFVHLVYTTALVEDTLTEVSDWLEQHPREVVILACRNFEGMTEGLHEYLVTCIQNIFGDMLCPRGEVPTLRQLWARGQQVLVSYEDEGTVSRHGALWPGIPYWWGDQVKPEELIHYLEHMKSGGRPGGLFVAGINLTENLAYILLHPSKSLKKMTLPSLPYLSRWVREQCPGPGAQCTNIIAGDFIGTDAFTSDVIRLNEKLLPR, encoded by the exons ATGCCCACAGCTCTGGGATGTGCCCGTCCACCACCTCTCCATCCCAG GTTCCATTGCTGGATTCTGGGTGGATGTGGGTTTGGGGCGCCCTCCACTCCTTGCTGTGTGCAGCTCAGAGAGGTGGGTGCTGTGAAACGTGCCCACTTGCTTGCAGGGAGCCATGACACGATGACATACTGCTTGAACAAGAAATCTTCCATTTCCCATGACCAGTCCTGGCTGCTGCAGCTTCTGGACAAGGTCCTGCCGTGCATTACCCGCCCCGTGGTGATGAAGTGGTCTGTCACGCAG ACGCTGAATGTCACAGAGCAGCTGGACGCCGGGGTCCGGTACCTGGACCTTCGCATTGCACACATGCTGGAGGGCTCCAAGAAGAACCTGCATTTTGTGCACTTGGTGTACACGACTGCACTGGTAGAG GACACGCTTACGGAGGTCTCTGACTGGCTGGAGCAGCACCCTCGGGAGGTAGTCATCCTGGCATGCAGGAACTTCGAGGGCATGACAGAGGGCCTGCATGAGTACCTGGTCACCTGCATCCAGAACATCTTTGGGGACATGCTGTGTCCCCGAGGG GAGGTGCCAACGCTGCGTCAGCTATGGGCACGAGGCCAGCAGGTGCTCGTGTCCTATGAGGATGAGGGCACTGTAAGCCGACATGGGGCGCTGTGGCCCGGGATCCCCTACTGGTGGGGGGACCAGGTGAAGCCTGAGGAGCTCATCCACTACCTGGAGCACATGAAGAGTGGAGGCCGCCCAG GTGGGCTGTTCGTGGCGGGCATCAACCTGACGGAGAACCTGGCCTACATCCTCCTGCACCCGTCCAAGTCCCTCAAGAAGATGACACTCCCCAGCCTGCCTTACCTGAGCAGGTGGGTGCGGGAGCAGTGCCCTGGGCCGGGCGCGCAGTGCACCAACATCATTGCGGGCGACTTCATCGGCACAGACGCTTTCACCAGTGATGTCATACGGCTCAATGAGAAGTTGCTTCCACGCTGA